One Endozoicomonas gorgoniicola DNA window includes the following coding sequences:
- a CDS encoding 4a-hydroxytetrahydrobiopterin dehydratase, producing MSDWNVCVYDGIEHLEKSFPFKKYSRSLAFFNAVAGLAETYIHHPRMVLEWGSLTIAWGTHESDQGSGILAVDRELAEKCDQLYELLKKQS from the coding sequence ATGAGCGACTGGAATGTCTGTGTATACGACGGTATTGAGCATCTCGAAAAATCTTTTCCGTTTAAAAAATATTCCAGGTCACTGGCGTTTTTCAATGCCGTGGCAGGTCTTGCCGAAACCTATATTCATCATCCCCGCATGGTGCTGGAGTGGGGCAGTCTGACCATTGCCTGGGGGACTCATGAGTCGGACCAGGGCTCTGGTATTCTTGCGGTCGACCGTGAACTGGCAGAAAAATGTGATCAGCTCTACGAACTATTAAAAAAACAGAGTTAG
- a CDS encoding peptidoglycan binding protein CsiV: protein MFKIILKPLLLLAALPAISHARDAEPQRWFQADMVVFVNLNSMNGAEQWPKISPYTIPANAIKLRSPDALNSAPGINDLLRLHKQDREKALPDLEREAFVSLPREAHVLLKQGNTIDTANDYKVISRMAWIMPLEDDSRSKPIKIRAYSNTGKPSLLEGSVSISSSRFLHADVNLWYSELSREALSDQLLNVTNDIDSENPQTVKNGKAKPDIRRDLQLVMDPSGTPMKITRNFQLRESRRIRNTRQIQYLDSPVLGVLIKLTPYDVPEVPLLPDIESSRQPEPVLGLLPGLNLEG from the coding sequence ATGTTCAAAATTATCCTGAAACCTTTACTGTTGCTGGCAGCACTGCCAGCCATCAGCCATGCCCGCGATGCCGAGCCACAGCGATGGTTTCAGGCGGACATGGTAGTCTTTGTCAACCTGAACAGTATGAATGGTGCTGAGCAGTGGCCCAAAATCAGCCCTTATACTATTCCGGCCAATGCCATCAAACTGCGTAGTCCGGATGCACTTAACTCTGCACCGGGCATCAACGACCTGTTGCGCCTGCACAAACAGGATCGGGAGAAAGCCCTGCCCGATCTGGAACGGGAAGCCTTTGTGTCCCTGCCAAGGGAGGCTCATGTACTGCTTAAACAGGGAAATACGATTGATACAGCCAATGATTACAAGGTGATCAGCCGGATGGCGTGGATTATGCCACTGGAAGATGATTCCAGAAGCAAGCCCATCAAAATCCGGGCTTACAGCAACACCGGCAAGCCCAGTCTGCTGGAGGGTTCGGTCAGCATCAGTTCCAGCCGCTTTCTGCATGCGGATGTCAACCTGTGGTACAGCGAGCTGAGCAGGGAAGCCCTCTCGGACCAGCTACTGAATGTTACAAACGATATAGACAGTGAAAACCCACAGACAGTGAAGAATGGAAAAGCTAAACCCGACATTCGCCGTGACCTGCAATTGGTGATGGACCCATCGGGTACACCTATGAAAATAACCCGCAACTTCCAGTTGCGGGAAAGCCGCCGGATTCGAAATACACGACAAATTCAGTATCTTGACAGTCCGGTACTGGGTGTACTGATCAAACTCACACCTTACGACGTTCCGGAGGTTCCGCTGCTGCCTGATATCGAATCTTCCAGACAGCCTGAGCCGGTACTTGGACTGCTGCCGGGCCTGAACCTGGAAGGCTGA
- the infA gene encoding translation initiation factor IF-1, producing the protein MAKEESLEMEGVVIDTLPNTMFRVELENGHVVTAHISGKMRKNYIRILTGDKVKVELTPYDLTKGRITYRSR; encoded by the coding sequence ATGGCGAAAGAAGAAAGCCTTGAAATGGAAGGCGTGGTGATCGACACCCTGCCTAACACTATGTTCCGTGTAGAGCTGGAAAACGGTCACGTGGTTACCGCCCACATTTCTGGCAAGATGCGCAAGAACTACATCCGCATTCTGACTGGTGATAAGGTTAAAGTTGAACTGACACCTTACGACCTGACCAAGGGTCGCATCACCTACCGCTCCCGCTAA
- a CDS encoding C2H2-type zinc finger protein has translation MPDYRCVLCNRQFSHGGDFHKHMKTHSGEKTEVCQTCGKKFGVKGNLTRHMKTHEDIRKFPCPVCGIFFTRGEHVTRHIKARHQKPAATVSVQVLERGGAVGTIRSTTQTFSTSQTQTTISNVSSNIGEAQIVTQASSSVVTTTVTQQGETISHFESRQEAAVALLRLAGQGEQAAAEALLQLEGQGDQEAAETLLQLGE, from the coding sequence ATGCCAGACTATAGATGCGTGTTGTGCAATAGACAGTTTTCACATGGTGGTGATTTCCATAAACACATGAAAACCCATTCCGGTGAAAAGACCGAGGTTTGCCAGACCTGTGGGAAGAAATTTGGCGTTAAAGGCAACTTGACCAGGCACATGAAAACCCATGAAGACATAAGAAAGTTTCCCTGCCCGGTCTGTGGAATATTTTTTACCCGGGGAGAGCATGTCACGAGACATATAAAGGCTCGCCATCAAAAGCCGGCTGCCACGGTTTCCGTACAAGTCCTGGAAAGAGGAGGAGCTGTCGGAACAATCAGATCAACAACCCAAACATTCAGCACCTCCCAGACACAAACTACCATCAGTAATGTCAGCTCAAACATTGGAGAGGCTCAGATCGTTACTCAGGCAAGCAGTTCGGTAGTCACAACCACTGTAACGCAACAAGGAGAAACCATCAGTCATTTCGAAAGCAGACAAGAGGCGGCCGTAGCACTTCTGCGGCTGGCTGGGCAGGGAGAACAAGCGGCAGCCGAAGCACTTCTTCAGTTGGAGGGGCAGGGAGATCAAGAGGCGGCTGAAACACTTCTGCAGCTGGGGGAATAA
- a CDS encoding arginyltransferase, translated as MSVLKDLKFYATQPHTCSYLPERQAITLFMDPSTELDSGLYSHLSDIGFRRSGRHIYRPRCNGCNACIPARVAVKQFTRRRTQKKNWNKNQDLVVTAHKAVNDEETYRLYQSYINTQHKDGDMYPATEEQFESFLVQCPDFCTFYKFRLGDELLAVAVTDRLKHGLSAIYTFYHPDYPRRSLGRYCILWQIEQTRKMGFDYLHLGYWIKDCQKMNYKIQYRPLEIYLNNRWVTLK; from the coding sequence ATGAGTGTTCTGAAAGATCTAAAATTCTACGCAACCCAGCCTCATACATGCAGTTACCTGCCTGAGCGACAGGCCATCACCCTGTTTATGGACCCTTCTACAGAACTGGATTCGGGTCTCTACAGCCATCTTTCCGATATTGGCTTCAGACGCAGCGGCAGACATATTTACCGCCCCCGATGCAATGGCTGCAACGCCTGCATTCCGGCCCGGGTTGCAGTTAAGCAGTTCACTCGCCGGCGTACACAGAAAAAAAACTGGAATAAAAATCAGGACCTGGTGGTCACCGCCCATAAAGCGGTGAACGATGAAGAAACCTACCGGCTCTACCAGTCCTACATTAATACCCAGCATAAAGATGGCGATATGTACCCTGCCACTGAAGAACAGTTTGAGTCATTTCTGGTTCAGTGTCCGGACTTCTGTACTTTTTATAAATTTCGCCTTGGAGATGAACTGCTGGCAGTCGCTGTTACCGACCGCCTGAAACACGGGCTCTCTGCCATCTATACCTTTTATCACCCCGACTACCCGAGGCGCAGCCTGGGGCGTTACTGTATTCTCTGGCAAATCGAACAAACCCGTAAGATGGGTTTTGACTATCTACATCTGGGTTACTGGATCAAGGATTGTCAGAAGATGAATTACAAGATTCAGTATCGTCCTCTGGAGATTTACCTCAACAATCGGTGGGTGACCCTGAAATAA
- the clpS gene encoding ATP-dependent Clp protease adapter ClpS — protein MSKFEQFRLSLEKEGRELEGDQDVALLPEKVQLKPPSMYQVIILNDDFTPMDFVVEVLEIFFNMSAEQATQVMLKVHTQGKAICGTFSKDVAETKASQVNEYSREFQHPLLCKTVKAN, from the coding sequence ATGAGTAAATTTGAGCAGTTTCGTCTAAGCTTAGAGAAGGAAGGCAGAGAGCTGGAGGGTGATCAGGATGTCGCTTTGCTCCCTGAGAAAGTACAGCTGAAGCCGCCTTCAATGTATCAGGTAATCATCCTGAATGACGATTTTACACCAATGGATTTTGTAGTTGAGGTTCTGGAGATTTTTTTCAATATGTCCGCCGAACAGGCGACACAGGTCATGTTGAAAGTTCATACGCAGGGAAAAGCAATCTGTGGTACGTTCAGCAAAGATGTAGCTGAAACCAAAGCTTCACAGGTTAATGAATACTCCAGAGAATTCCAGCATCCCCTGTTGTGCAAAACAGTTAAAGCCAATTAG
- the aat gene encoding leucyl/phenylalanyl-tRNA--protein transferase has product MDIFLHRLNSDKPDFPPVSEALDQPNGLLAFGGKLDTTTLLAAYRQGIFPWFNAGEPVLWWSPDPRMVIRPEAIHISRSMKKELHRHSYQMTVDQDFAGVMHQCRILREKAEGTWITDNMEQAYNQLHAEGYAHSVEVWEGRELVGGIYGLAMDQMFFGESMFSKKSNTSKLAIIYLCRFLADQGIRLLDCQVPNPHLESLGGVCMPRQLFMKYLKKYCRTAHSVANWN; this is encoded by the coding sequence ATGGATATTTTTTTACATCGTTTGAACTCTGATAAGCCTGACTTTCCTCCCGTCAGCGAAGCGCTTGACCAGCCCAATGGCTTACTGGCATTTGGCGGAAAACTTGATACCACCACTCTTCTTGCAGCCTATCGGCAGGGTATTTTCCCCTGGTTCAACGCCGGAGAGCCCGTTCTCTGGTGGAGTCCGGACCCCAGAATGGTGATCCGCCCCGAAGCCATTCACATTTCCCGATCCATGAAAAAAGAGCTTCACAGGCATTCCTATCAAATGACTGTCGATCAGGATTTCGCCGGGGTGATGCATCAGTGCCGAATACTCAGGGAAAAAGCGGAAGGCACCTGGATTACTGATAATATGGAACAAGCCTATAACCAGCTGCACGCGGAAGGTTATGCGCACTCCGTTGAAGTCTGGGAAGGCAGGGAGCTGGTTGGCGGCATCTATGGCCTGGCAATGGACCAGATGTTTTTCGGTGAATCGATGTTCAGTAAGAAAAGCAATACGTCGAAGCTCGCCATTATTTACCTATGTCGCTTCCTGGCTGACCAGGGAATCAGACTACTGGACTGCCAGGTTCCAAACCCCCATCTAGAGTCTCTTGGCGGGGTTTGTATGCCAAGACAGCTCTTTATGAAATATTTGAAAAAATATTGCCGTACTGCTCATTCCGTTGCAAACTGGAATTAA
- the clpA gene encoding ATP-dependent Clp protease ATP-binding subunit ClpA, producing the protein MLNKDLELTLNSAFRDARSKRHEFMTVEHLLLALLDNESASRVLVACGVDLERLQRELSEFVDSTTPLIAADDTERETQPTLGFQRVLQRAVFHVQSSGKKEVTGANVLVAIFSEQESQAVFFLKQQDVARIDVVNYIAHGIAKMPGQELEEISNELVEEGESESSGKDPLKTYAANLNDLARQGKIDPLVGRAEEVERVCQILTRRRKNNPLLVGEAGVGKTAVAEGLAKRIVDGEVPEVLSKAIVYSLDLGSLLAGTKYRGDFEKRFKKLLSELKRLDNAILFIDEIHTIIGAGAASGGVMDASNLLKPLLTSGELRCIGSTTFQEFRGIFEKDRALARRFQKVDIIEPNVEDTIEILRGLKQRFEEHHAIKYEDDSLRAAAELADRYINDRHMPDKAIDVIDEAGAYQQLQSEEDRKEVIEVVDVETIVAKMSRIPPKSVSSSDKELLSKLERNLKMVVFGQDGAITSLSTAIKLSRAGLKAPEKPVGSFLFSGPTGVGKTEVCRQLAKSLGIELVRFDMSEYMEAHTVSRLIGAPPGYVGYDQGGLLTEAINKTPHCVLLLDEIEKGHPDVFNLLLQVMDHGTLTDNNGRKADFRNVILIMTTNAGAESMTRSSIGFTEQDHTSDGMSVIKKTFTPEFRNRLDSIIPFEALNEDTIKFVVDKFLTELQAQLDEKRVQLDVDDKAREWLAHKGYDRQMGARPMGRTIQEYLKKPMAEQILFGKLSENGGFVRVTVKKDELHLKFEATKSKTSGLEIIDGK; encoded by the coding sequence ATGCTCAATAAAGACCTCGAACTCACACTGAATAGTGCTTTCAGAGATGCCAGAAGCAAGCGTCATGAATTTATGACGGTTGAACACTTGCTGCTGGCGCTTCTTGATAATGAATCCGCTTCCAGGGTCCTCGTTGCCTGTGGTGTTGACCTGGAGCGGCTGCAACGGGAATTGAGTGAGTTTGTCGATTCTACCACTCCCTTGATTGCTGCAGATGACACCGAGCGGGAAACCCAGCCAACCCTGGGATTCCAGCGTGTGTTGCAGCGGGCTGTTTTCCATGTCCAGAGTTCCGGCAAGAAGGAGGTCACCGGAGCCAATGTTCTGGTGGCTATCTTCAGTGAACAGGAAAGTCAGGCGGTTTTCTTCCTGAAGCAGCAGGATGTGGCCAGAATTGATGTCGTCAATTACATCGCTCATGGGATCGCCAAGATGCCCGGGCAGGAACTGGAAGAAATCAGCAACGAGCTGGTGGAAGAAGGTGAATCCGAATCTTCTGGCAAAGACCCGTTAAAAACCTACGCTGCCAATCTGAATGACCTGGCTCGACAGGGCAAGATTGATCCTCTGGTGGGACGGGCTGAAGAAGTAGAACGTGTCTGCCAGATACTTACCCGTCGTCGTAAGAATAATCCCTTACTGGTTGGTGAGGCAGGCGTTGGTAAAACAGCTGTTGCAGAAGGCCTTGCCAAGCGGATCGTTGATGGCGAAGTCCCCGAAGTGCTGTCAAAGGCGATTGTCTATTCACTGGATCTGGGTTCTCTGCTGGCTGGCACCAAATATCGGGGTGATTTTGAGAAGCGTTTCAAGAAGTTACTGAGTGAACTTAAACGCCTTGATAATGCCATTCTGTTTATTGATGAGATCCATACCATCATTGGTGCCGGTGCTGCCTCCGGAGGCGTTATGGACGCTTCCAACCTGCTGAAACCCTTGCTGACTTCCGGTGAACTTCGCTGCATCGGCTCAACCACTTTTCAGGAATTCCGAGGTATTTTCGAGAAAGACCGGGCTCTGGCCCGTCGCTTTCAGAAGGTTGATATTATTGAGCCCAATGTTGAGGACACCATTGAGATTCTCCGGGGTTTGAAGCAGCGCTTTGAGGAACATCATGCCATTAAGTATGAAGATGACTCTCTGCGTGCTGCTGCCGAGCTGGCTGATCGTTATATTAATGACCGCCACATGCCTGACAAGGCAATTGATGTGATTGATGAGGCCGGAGCTTATCAGCAGTTACAATCTGAAGAAGACAGAAAAGAAGTGATTGAAGTGGTTGACGTTGAAACCATTGTTGCCAAGATGTCGCGTATACCACCCAAGTCTGTTTCTTCCTCAGATAAGGAACTTCTGTCCAAGCTGGAACGTAACCTCAAAATGGTGGTGTTCGGGCAGGATGGTGCCATTACATCGCTGTCTACAGCAATTAAGCTGTCTCGGGCAGGTTTGAAAGCGCCAGAGAAGCCAGTTGGCTCCTTCCTGTTCTCTGGTCCGACTGGGGTGGGTAAAACCGAGGTTTGTCGGCAACTGGCGAAATCCCTTGGCATTGAGCTGGTGCGCTTCGATATGTCTGAATATATGGAAGCCCACACCGTTTCCCGGCTGATTGGTGCGCCTCCGGGCTATGTCGGTTATGATCAGGGTGGCTTGCTGACTGAGGCTATAAATAAGACGCCTCACTGTGTGTTACTGCTGGATGAGATTGAAAAAGGCCATCCCGACGTCTTTAACCTGCTGTTGCAGGTGATGGATCACGGTACTCTGACGGATAACAATGGCCGAAAGGCTGATTTTCGCAATGTTATTCTGATTATGACCACCAATGCCGGTGCCGAATCCATGACTCGCAGCTCCATTGGTTTCACTGAGCAGGATCATACCAGCGATGGTATGAGCGTGATCAAAAAGACCTTCACCCCGGAATTCCGCAATCGTCTGGATTCAATTATTCCCTTTGAGGCACTTAACGAAGACACCATTAAATTTGTGGTTGATAAGTTTCTTACTGAGTTGCAGGCGCAGCTGGATGAGAAAAGAGTGCAGCTGGATGTGGATGATAAGGCCAGAGAGTGGCTGGCTCATAAAGGCTATGACCGCCAGATGGGGGCAAGGCCAATGGGCAGAACCATTCAGGAGTACCTGAAAAAACCAATGGCTGAACAGATTCTGTTTGGCAAGCTGTCTGAAAACGGTGGTTTTGTACGTGTCACCGTGAAAAAGGACGAATTACACCTCAAGTTTGAAGCCACAAAAAGCAAGACGTCCGGGCTTGAGATTATCGATGGGAAATGA
- a CDS encoding C2H2-type zinc finger protein — translation MPEYRCDVCNRQFRHRGNFNQHMKAHSSQKIKICQTCGKKFGLTRSLTRHMKTHEDIRTSFPCPICGKFFTRQEHVRRHIKKVHEKPTATVSVQVREGGGAVGTIRSITQSFSTSQTQTTVSNVSSNIGEAQVVTQASGPVVTTTVTQHGETISHFESRQEAAIALLRLAGQGEQEAAETLLQLEGQGDQEAAETLLQLGE, via the coding sequence ATGCCAGAGTATAGATGCGATGTGTGCAATAGACAGTTTAGACATCGTGGTAATTTCAACCAACACATGAAAGCCCATTCCAGTCAAAAGATCAAGATTTGCCAGACCTGTGGGAAGAAATTTGGCTTAACAAGAAGCTTGACAAGGCACATGAAAACCCATGAAGACATAAGAACCTCCTTTCCCTGCCCAATCTGTGGAAAATTTTTTACCCGACAAGAGCATGTCAGGAGACATATAAAGAAAGTCCATGAAAAGCCGACTGCCACGGTTTCCGTACAAGTCCGGGAAGGAGGAGGAGCTGTCGGAACAATCAGATCAATAACCCAGTCATTCAGCACCTCCCAAACACAAACTACCGTCAGTAATGTCAGCTCAAACATTGGAGAGGCTCAGGTCGTTACTCAGGCAAGCGGTCCGGTAGTCACAACCACTGTAACGCAACACGGGGAAACCATCAGTCATTTCGAAAGCAGACAAGAGGCGGCCATAGCACTTCTGCGGCTGGCTGGGCAGGGAGAACAAGAGGCAGCCGAAACACTTCTTCAGCTGGAGGGGCAGGGAGATCAAGAGGCGGCTGAAACACTTCTACAGCTGGGGGAATAA
- a CDS encoding NADP-dependent isocitrate dehydrogenase translates to MTTAKIIYTETDEAPALATYSLLPIVQAFASVADVTVETRDISLAGRIIANFPDHLTDDQKMGDALAELGELAKTPEANIIKLPNISASIPQLNAAIRELQAHGYDVPDYPEEPQNPAEEAIKARYAKVLGSAVNPVLREGNSDRRVAGPVKEYARKNPHSMGEWSSESKSCVAHMADGDFYSSEQSVVMAEAGDVSIQLTDEKGKVTVLKDRLSLQASEVIDSAVMSSSALSAFYEAQIEEARQQDVLLSLHLKATMMKVSDPIMFGLAVEAYYKDVFIKHAALFEKLGVDASNGIGDVYAKIEGLPAEQKAEVEADLMKVYDSRPSLAMVDSDRGITNLHVPSDIIIDASMPAAIRSSGKMWGPDGKLHDTRAMIPDRCYAGVYQEVIRFCKDHGAFDVTTMGNVSNVGLMAQKAEEYGSHDKTFKIPLTGVVSVVDTAGKVLMEHKVEKGDIWRMCQTRDEPIRDWVKLGVNRARATGSTAIFWLDQQRAHDASLIGKVNAYLKDHDTDGLDIRIQPPVEAVKTSLERIKAGKDTISVTGNVLRDYLTDLFPILELGTSAKMLSIVPLLAGGGLYETGAGGSAPKHVQQFVKENHLRWDSLGEFLALAVSLEDLASKTGNVRTKVLAAALNKANGQFLEANKSPSRKVNELDNRGSHFYLAMYWAEALAGQEEDADLRERFKALASVLKDNEAAIIEELNSVQGVAMDMGGYYHPDPERLAKAMRPSTLFNNALSAL, encoded by the coding sequence ATGACAACAGCCAAGATTATTTATACCGAAACCGATGAAGCTCCAGCCCTTGCCACCTATTCACTCCTTCCTATTGTTCAGGCCTTTGCCTCTGTTGCTGATGTCACTGTTGAAACCCGCGACATTTCTCTGGCCGGACGTATTATTGCCAACTTCCCTGACCATCTGACCGATGACCAGAAGATGGGAGATGCCCTGGCAGAGCTGGGCGAACTGGCAAAAACGCCGGAAGCTAATATTATCAAGCTGCCCAATATCAGTGCTTCGATTCCCCAGCTGAATGCCGCCATCAGGGAGCTGCAGGCGCATGGTTACGATGTGCCGGACTATCCCGAAGAGCCGCAGAACCCTGCTGAAGAAGCAATAAAAGCCCGTTATGCCAAAGTGCTGGGCAGTGCCGTTAACCCGGTTCTGCGTGAAGGCAACTCAGATCGTCGTGTGGCTGGCCCTGTTAAGGAGTATGCCAGAAAGAACCCTCATTCCATGGGGGAGTGGAGTTCTGAATCTAAATCCTGTGTAGCGCATATGGCGGACGGGGACTTCTACAGCAGCGAACAGTCTGTGGTTATGGCGGAAGCCGGTGATGTGTCCATTCAACTAACAGATGAAAAAGGTAAGGTAACTGTCTTAAAAGACAGGCTTTCTCTGCAGGCCAGTGAAGTGATTGATTCGGCTGTGATGAGCAGTTCTGCCCTGTCAGCGTTTTATGAGGCTCAGATAGAAGAAGCCCGTCAGCAGGATGTGCTGCTGTCACTGCACCTCAAAGCCACCATGATGAAAGTGTCTGACCCGATCATGTTTGGTCTGGCGGTTGAGGCTTACTATAAAGATGTGTTCATCAAACATGCAGCACTGTTTGAAAAACTTGGCGTTGATGCCAGCAATGGCATCGGCGATGTGTACGCCAAAATAGAAGGGTTGCCTGCTGAACAGAAAGCCGAAGTGGAAGCTGACCTGATGAAGGTCTACGACAGCCGACCATCGCTTGCGATGGTGGATTCAGATCGCGGTATCACCAACCTGCATGTCCCCAGCGATATTATTATCGATGCATCCATGCCAGCGGCGATCCGCTCCTCCGGTAAAATGTGGGGGCCTGACGGCAAGCTTCATGACACCAGGGCGATGATTCCTGATCGCTGCTATGCAGGCGTTTACCAGGAAGTTATCCGGTTCTGCAAGGATCATGGTGCCTTTGATGTCACCACCATGGGTAATGTCTCCAATGTCGGCCTGATGGCGCAGAAAGCGGAAGAGTATGGCTCCCACGATAAGACCTTCAAGATTCCGCTGACTGGCGTTGTCAGCGTGGTGGATACTGCTGGCAAGGTATTAATGGAGCATAAAGTAGAGAAGGGCGATATCTGGAGAATGTGCCAGACCCGGGATGAGCCAATCCGTGACTGGGTTAAGCTGGGCGTTAACCGCGCCAGGGCAACTGGCTCGACGGCTATCTTCTGGCTGGATCAACAGCGCGCCCACGACGCCAGCCTGATTGGCAAAGTGAACGCCTATCTTAAAGACCATGACACTGATGGTCTGGATATTCGTATTCAGCCGCCGGTTGAAGCGGTTAAGACCAGTCTGGAGCGAATTAAGGCGGGTAAGGATACAATCTCTGTTACCGGTAATGTTCTACGCGACTATCTGACTGACCTGTTCCCGATTCTGGAGCTGGGAACCAGCGCCAAGATGCTGTCTATTGTGCCTTTGCTGGCCGGTGGCGGTCTTTATGAGACCGGTGCTGGTGGTTCCGCGCCCAAGCATGTTCAGCAGTTTGTAAAAGAAAACCATCTTCGCTGGGACTCGCTGGGTGAATTTCTGGCATTGGCCGTTTCGCTGGAAGACCTTGCCAGTAAAACAGGTAATGTCAGGACAAAAGTACTGGCAGCGGCTCTGAACAAGGCTAATGGTCAGTTCCTCGAAGCCAATAAGTCGCCATCAAGAAAAGTCAACGAGCTGGATAACCGTGGCAGTCACTTCTATCTGGCAATGTACTGGGCTGAAGCTCTGGCCGGGCAGGAAGAGGACGCTGACTTGAGAGAGCGTTTTAAAGCGCTGGCCTCCGTGCTGAAGGATAATGAAGCCGCCATTATTGAAGAACTGAACTCTGTTCAGGGTGTTGCCATGGATATGGGAGGGTACTATCACCCCGACCCGGAACGATTGGCAAAAGCCATGCGCCCATCAACCCTGTTTAACAATGCACTGAGTGCTTTGTAA